A window of the Rhizobium brockwellii genome harbors these coding sequences:
- the ybgF gene encoding tol-pal system protein YbgF, translated as MKKFVVAGMLCLAAVTGSERAAYSASFFGLHLGGRSAENQAAPPVIKVQSGDAEVRVQQLEEQLRQLNGRIEEMSFQLLQMQETIRKQQEDNEFRFQQLEKTGAGGGAKAPVKKSETDAAPAASGGDDIAKVIQAPQGAETAPSTSVPENSGLGQPPKELGSIDFDQNGNPIGGSVDENATVGSGPIPDANTKTPQQTASLGSEADQYKAAYGHVLSGDYSTAEQEFTQYITHYPSSARAADANFWLGEALYSQGKYNEAAKTFLNAHQKYGTSEKAPEMLLKLGMSLAALDNTETACATLREVSKRYPKASRAVISKVASEQKRLAC; from the coding sequence ATGAAGAAATTTGTCGTGGCAGGCATGCTCTGCCTCGCGGCTGTGACCGGAAGCGAACGGGCGGCCTATTCGGCCTCGTTCTTCGGGCTACATCTCGGCGGCCGATCCGCGGAAAACCAGGCGGCGCCGCCCGTCATCAAGGTGCAGAGCGGCGATGCAGAGGTCCGCGTGCAGCAGCTCGAAGAGCAGTTGCGGCAGCTAAACGGCCGGATCGAAGAGATGAGCTTTCAGCTTCTGCAGATGCAGGAGACGATCCGCAAGCAGCAGGAAGACAATGAATTCCGCTTCCAGCAGCTCGAAAAGACCGGTGCCGGCGGCGGCGCCAAGGCCCCTGTCAAGAAGAGCGAGACCGATGCCGCTCCGGCAGCCTCCGGAGGCGACGACATCGCCAAGGTGATTCAAGCACCGCAGGGAGCCGAAACGGCTCCCTCCACCAGCGTGCCTGAGAATAGCGGCCTCGGCCAGCCGCCGAAGGAGCTCGGCTCGATCGATTTCGATCAGAACGGCAATCCGATCGGCGGAAGTGTCGACGAGAATGCCACGGTCGGTTCCGGGCCGATTCCCGATGCCAACACAAAAACGCCGCAGCAGACCGCCTCGCTCGGCAGCGAGGCCGACCAGTACAAGGCCGCTTATGGCCACGTGCTATCCGGTGATTACAGCACGGCCGAGCAGGAATTCACGCAGTACATCACCCACTACCCGAGCAGCGCGCGGGCAGCGGACGCCAATTTCTGGCTCGGCGAAGCGCTCTATTCGCAGGGCAAGTACAATGAGGCGGCCAAGACCTTCCTCAATGCGCATCAGAAATACGGCACATCGGAAAAGGCGCCGGAAATGCTGCTGAAGCTCGGTATGTCGCTTGCCGCCCTCGACAATACCGAGACGGCCTGCGCGACGCTGCGCGAAGTGTCGAAGCGTTATCCGAAGGCCTCTCGCGCC
- the pal gene encoding peptidoglycan-associated lipoprotein Pal gives MSRIHTPAMSRMQNFARNPVMIALIAGLALASCAKKPPNSAGDLGLGSGAGGAATPGSAQDFTVNVGDRIFFDTDSSSIRADASQTLDRQAQWLGRYPNYQITVEGHADERGTREYNLALGARRAAAAKDYLASRGVPAQRLKTISYGKERPVAVCDDISCWSQNRRAVTVLGGAGM, from the coding sequence ATGAGCCGAATTCATACCCCGGCAATGAGCCGCATGCAGAATTTCGCCCGCAACCCCGTCATGATAGCGCTTATCGCCGGCCTCGCGCTCGCAAGCTGCGCCAAGAAGCCGCCGAACAGCGCCGGCGACCTCGGCCTCGGCAGCGGTGCTGGCGGCGCTGCAACGCCGGGCTCGGCCCAGGACTTCACTGTCAATGTCGGCGACCGCATCTTCTTTGACACCGACTCCTCGTCGATCCGCGCCGATGCCTCGCAGACGCTCGACCGTCAGGCCCAGTGGCTCGGCCGCTACCCGAATTACCAGATCACCGTCGAAGGCCATGCCGACGAACGCGGCACGCGCGAATACAACCTCGCGCTCGGCGCCCGCCGTGCTGCTGCCGCCAAGGACTATCTCGCTTCGCGCGGCGTCCCGGCGCAGCGCCTGAAGACGATCTCCTACGGCAAGGAACGTCCGGTCGCCGTCTGCGACGATATTTCCTGCTGGTCGCAGAACCGCCGCGCGGTTACCGTGCTTGGCGGCGCCGGCATGTAA
- the tolB gene encoding Tol-Pal system beta propeller repeat protein TolB: MTKCSFFRAILVAVGLMTAAVFATPANALVTLDIRKGNVQPMPIAVTDFQGDMGAQVSQVIAADLQRSGLFAPINKTAFIEKISNPDASPRFEDWKVINAQALVTGRVTKEADGRLRAEFRLWDPFAGQQMTGQQFYTQPENWRRVAHIIADAIYKQITGEEGYFDTRVVFVSESGTKQQRKRQLAIMDQDGFNVRMLTDGSDLVLTPRFSPSRQEVTYMSFANQQPRVYLLQLETGQREVVGNFPGMTFSPRFSPDGQKVIMSLQQDANSNIYTMDLRSRTTTRLTSTAAIDTSPSYSPDGARVSFESDRGGKPQIYVMNADGSGQTRISFGDGSYSTPVWSPRGDLIAFTKQAGGKFSIGVMKPDGSGERILTTGFHNEGPTWAPNGRVLMFFRQAAGSGGPQLYSIDLTGYNEQLVKTPTYGSDPAWSPLME; this comes from the coding sequence ATGACAAAGTGTTCCTTTTTTCGCGCCATTTTGGTTGCAGTCGGTCTGATGACCGCTGCCGTCTTTGCAACGCCGGCCAACGCGCTGGTCACCCTCGACATCCGAAAAGGCAATGTCCAGCCGATGCCGATTGCGGTGACTGACTTCCAGGGCGACATGGGGGCGCAGGTCTCGCAAGTCATCGCCGCCGACTTGCAGCGGTCCGGTCTCTTCGCACCCATCAACAAAACCGCCTTCATCGAGAAGATTTCTAATCCCGACGCTTCGCCGCGGTTCGAGGACTGGAAGGTCATCAATGCACAGGCGCTGGTTACCGGCCGGGTTACCAAGGAAGCGGATGGCCGTCTTCGCGCCGAATTCCGGCTCTGGGACCCGTTCGCCGGGCAGCAGATGACCGGTCAACAGTTCTATACGCAGCCGGAGAACTGGCGCCGTGTGGCTCACATCATCGCCGATGCGATCTACAAGCAGATCACTGGTGAGGAAGGTTATTTCGACACCCGCGTCGTCTTCGTCTCCGAATCCGGCACCAAGCAGCAGCGCAAGCGCCAACTGGCGATCATGGATCAGGACGGCTTCAACGTGCGCATGCTGACGGATGGCAGCGATCTCGTGCTGACGCCGCGCTTCTCGCCGAGCCGGCAGGAAGTCACTTACATGTCCTTTGCCAACCAGCAGCCGCGGGTCTATCTGCTTCAGCTGGAAACCGGGCAGCGCGAGGTCGTCGGCAATTTCCCCGGCATGACCTTCTCGCCGCGCTTTTCGCCTGATGGTCAAAAGGTGATCATGAGCCTGCAGCAGGATGCCAATTCCAACATCTATACGATGGACCTGCGCTCGCGCACCACGACGCGGCTGACCTCGACGGCGGCGATCGACACGTCGCCCTCCTATTCGCCTGACGGCGCACGCGTCAGCTTCGAAAGCGACCGCGGCGGAAAGCCGCAGATCTACGTGATGAACGCCGATGGTTCCGGCCAGACCCGTATTTCCTTCGGCGACGGCTCCTATTCGACGCCGGTCTGGTCGCCGCGCGGCGATCTCATCGCCTTCACCAAACAGGCCGGTGGCAAGTTCTCGATCGGCGTGATGAAGCCGGATGGGTCCGGCGAGCGCATCCTGACGACCGGCTTCCACAATGAGGGTCCGACCTGGGCGCCGAACGGCCGCGTGCTGATGTTCTTCCGCCAGGCGGCGGGTTCGGGCGGTCCGCAGCTCTATTCGATCGATCTGACCGGTTACAACGAGCAGCTCGTGAAGACGCCGACCTACGGCTCCGACCCCGCCTGGTCGCCGCTTATGGAATAG
- a CDS encoding TonB C-terminal domain-containing protein: protein MLTDLSHGNKSFAAAIMLGAILACAPEALAQSVDAATSKKSAMDFQHAIASSFNVPPGQARGSRVAITVHLRLDKNGAIVGSPEVTASGDNEAAREGLSAAALQAVQRSSPFPMPPKEKYESWNEVVLHFESGDPTP from the coding sequence ATGCTGACGGATCTGTCCCATGGCAACAAGTCTTTTGCAGCCGCCATCATGCTTGGAGCGATTCTGGCTTGTGCGCCTGAGGCGTTGGCACAGTCGGTCGACGCGGCGACCTCCAAGAAGTCAGCCATGGATTTCCAGCACGCAATTGCTTCCTCCTTCAATGTTCCTCCCGGGCAGGCGAGGGGCAGCAGAGTTGCGATCACCGTCCATCTGCGGCTCGACAAGAATGGGGCGATCGTTGGTTCACCCGAGGTAACAGCCTCGGGCGACAACGAAGCTGCTCGAGAAGGCCTGTCGGCCGCGGCTCTCCAGGCGGTACAGCGCTCGTCGCCATTCCCGATGCCCCCGAAAGAAAAATACGAATCCTGGAACGAGGTCGTCCTGCACTTTGAATCCGGCGATCCGACTCCATAG